The segment AAAGCAAGGGAACGCTGGTATGAGATTCGGACTGCCTCCAAACTGCCGGCTACAAGTTAAGCATTAATAAAAAAGCATGGAACCAAATTGTTGGTTCCATGCTTTTATTATGAGTAAAGAGTCTTATTAAAACATTGGGTTTTCTTCCAAATAGATGTATATGTTGTCTACCAGTTGGTCCGGCGTTTCACCGGAGACGACATCACCGTTCACAAGCGCAAAAAGCGTGTCGAAGCATTTACCGCAATAACCTAGACATCCATATTCCACTATATCCAGATTCGGATCTTTTTCCAATACTTCTCTCGCCTTTTGTGAACCACTGGCTAGATTGCTTATACAAAATTCGATGATCGGCTTCACTATTTTCACCCCTCTATTGCACTTTCATGCTACCTTTTTTTCCTTAAAACGTCAATTATCAAGCGTCATTTTTGTCGCTGACGGATAAATGAGATACTTAGCGGAAGCTGAACTATTTTCTGAAAGAATGTTGTTATTTTGTCATAATTTCGATATACTTTTAATGTTATTTTATTTAATCGTGTTATACATTTTGTCGAATGAAAGCGCAATTGTATCATAATATGTATTTTTCTTCACATAAAACTATAAGATATTACTAGATTCCTACTATTATATTCCAAAAACACCTTTTAATAGGTGTACGTTCATTATATTATGGAGATTTTACTAGCTTGAAAAGGGGTTTTAGCTGCTATGAAAAAACTTGTTGTGCTTGGCGCAGGTTATGGTGGAATGCGTATTCTACACCGTCTGCTACCTAATCAATTACCATCTGATACTGAAATTGTGCTAGTGGACAGGGCTCCCTACCATAGTTTGAAAACGGAATTCTATGCGTTGGCTGCGGGAACGATTTCAGACCATCATGTACGTGTCTCTTTTCCAGAACATGAAAGACTTTCTGTTAAATACGGAGAAGTTACTAAAGTGGATTTGGAGGAGAAAGTGGTTCACTTTGAAGATCAGA is part of the Sutcliffiella sp. FSL R7-0096 genome and harbors:
- a CDS encoding YuzB family protein, with protein sequence MVKPIIEFCISNLASGSQKAREVLEKDPNLDIVEYGCLGYCGKCFDTLFALVNGDVVSGETPDQLVDNIYIYLEENPMF